The following are encoded together in the Magnetospirillum gryphiswaldense MSR-1 v2 genome:
- a CDS encoding flagellar hook-basal body complex protein FliE, translating into MTNIANAVNAYAAFAKLPSAEGMEARDTPTPVPGSDFASVLKDAAKMSLNAVKQGEQMSAAGIAGKADIREVVAAVNNAEMTLETVVTVRDKVINAYNEILRMPI; encoded by the coding sequence ATGACCAATATCGCCAATGCCGTCAACGCCTATGCCGCCTTCGCCAAACTGCCTTCCGCCGAAGGAATGGAAGCGCGCGACACGCCCACGCCGGTTCCCGGCAGCGATTTCGCCAGCGTGCTGAAGGATGCGGCCAAGATGTCGCTGAACGCGGTCAAGCAGGGCGAGCAGATGTCGGCGGCGGGCATCGCCGGCAAAGCCGACATCCGCGAGGTCGTGGCCGCCGTCAACAACGCCGAAATGACCCTGGAAACCGTGGTGACCGTGCGCGACAAGGTCATCAACGCCTATAACGAAATCCTGCGCATGCCCATCTGA
- the fliQ gene encoding flagellar biosynthesis protein FliQ gives MTEAELIDIARDGISTLIFVAAPPLLTGLAVGLVISILQTITQIQEMTLTFVPKVLLVFGSIILFLPFMLGLLTDFWKSMLDRVITGGG, from the coding sequence ATGACCGAAGCCGAGCTGATCGACATCGCCCGCGACGGCATCTCCACCTTGATCTTCGTGGCGGCGCCGCCGTTGCTGACCGGTCTGGCGGTGGGTCTGGTGATTTCCATCTTGCAGACCATCACCCAGATTCAGGAAATGACGCTGACCTTCGTCCCCAAGGTTTTGCTGGTGTTCGGATCGATCATCTTGTTCTTGCCCTTCATGCTGGGGCTGTTGACCGATTTCTGGAAATCCATGCTGGACCGCGTCATCACGGGCGGCGGATGA
- the fliR gene encoding flagellar biosynthetic protein FliR: protein MLNDILTLDIYRFFLIFTRIGAALMIVPGLGGSLVPTRIRLIFALAMSLVLLPVLGGGLPPLPTRLSNLFFLIGSEAMIGVYLGILTQTLMSTLHVAGTFIGFQVGLTNAFSYDAVAEQQSSTLTAFFTNTALIAVFVTNLHHLMIEAIAGSYAVMVPGQPLPLGDFAETLSKLLSASFNFALQLAAPLLAFGIIYNVALGLMSRLSPQIQVFFIALPLQVMAGLWMMMVALPLIIILFLRWFQDGLMPFLTPR, encoded by the coding sequence GTGCTGAACGATATCCTGACCCTCGATATCTACCGTTTTTTCCTGATCTTCACCCGGATCGGCGCGGCGCTGATGATCGTTCCCGGCCTGGGTGGCAGTCTGGTGCCCACCCGTATCCGCCTGATCTTCGCCCTGGCCATGTCCCTGGTGCTGTTGCCGGTCTTGGGCGGCGGCTTGCCGCCCTTGCCGACCCGCCTGAGCAACCTGTTTTTTCTGATCGGGTCCGAGGCGATGATCGGCGTCTACCTGGGCATTTTGACGCAGACGCTGATGAGCACGCTGCACGTGGCCGGCACCTTCATCGGCTTTCAGGTCGGACTGACCAATGCCTTTTCCTACGACGCCGTGGCCGAACAGCAAAGCTCGACCCTGACCGCTTTCTTCACCAACACCGCCCTGATCGCCGTTTTCGTCACCAATCTGCATCACCTGATGATCGAGGCCATCGCCGGTTCCTATGCCGTCATGGTGCCCGGCCAGCCCCTGCCCTTGGGGGATTTCGCCGAAACCCTGAGCAAGCTTCTATCGGCCAGCTTCAATTTCGCCCTGCAACTGGCGGCACCGCTTCTGGCCTTCGGCATCATCTACAACGTCGCCCTGGGACTGATGTCGCGGTTGTCGCCGCAAATCCAGGTGTTCTTCATCGCGCTGCCCTTGCAGGTGATGGCCGGCTTGTGGATGATGATGGTCGCACTGCCCCTGATCATCATCCTGTTCCTGCGCTGGTTCCAGGACGGCCTGATGCCCTTCCTGACGCCCAGGTAA
- the flhB gene encoding flagellar biosynthesis protein FlhB produces MADEASDDKTEEPTGKRLGEARNEGNIPQTMEAKAMMSLVLAAIMLAFLAPDMAHNIKAVITPYIEQVHLMEVGPDGLGELLLHLSLGVLQSMIVPFALVIVLGVAASLVQTKGFLWVPKKIVPDFKKLNPLEGYKRIISVNQLMELGKQLIKLTVLGALLGWVLWGSIGEFQNLANLELMAILEYISDKIFWMVLVTLMMVTLLAVGDYLFQRWRWMEKMKMTKQEVKDEHKQAEGDPQVKAKIKSLRFQRARKRMMAAVPKADVVITNPTHYAVALKYDLDAMSAPILVAKGTDLVAKRIRDLADEHDVPIVENPPVARALFAAVELDQEIPPEHYKAVAEIIGYVMRLKGKLAQ; encoded by the coding sequence ATGGCCGACGAAGCTTCCGACGACAAGACAGAAGAGCCAACAGGCAAACGCCTGGGGGAGGCCCGCAACGAGGGCAACATCCCCCAGACCATGGAAGCCAAGGCCATGATGTCGCTGGTGCTGGCGGCGATCATGCTGGCCTTTCTGGCACCCGACATGGCCCACAATATCAAGGCGGTGATCACCCCCTATATCGAGCAAGTGCATCTGATGGAGGTGGGGCCCGACGGCCTGGGTGAATTGCTGCTGCATCTGTCCCTGGGCGTCCTGCAAAGCATGATCGTCCCCTTTGCCCTGGTCATCGTCCTCGGTGTCGCCGCCTCGCTGGTGCAGACCAAGGGTTTCTTGTGGGTGCCCAAGAAGATCGTGCCCGACTTCAAGAAGCTCAACCCGCTCGAAGGCTATAAGCGCATCATTTCCGTCAACCAGCTGATGGAACTGGGCAAGCAGCTGATCAAGCTGACCGTTCTGGGCGCGTTGCTGGGCTGGGTGCTGTGGGGCAGCATCGGCGAATTCCAGAACTTGGCCAATCTCGAGTTGATGGCCATCTTGGAATACATCTCGGACAAGATTTTCTGGATGGTCCTGGTCACCTTGATGATGGTGACCCTGCTTGCGGTCGGTGATTACCTGTTCCAGCGCTGGCGCTGGATGGAAAAAATGAAGATGACCAAGCAGGAAGTGAAGGACGAACACAAGCAGGCGGAAGGCGACCCCCAGGTCAAGGCCAAGATCAAGTCATTGCGCTTCCAGCGGGCGCGCAAGCGCATGATGGCGGCGGTGCCCAAGGCCGATGTGGTCATCACCAACCCCACCCATTATGCGGTGGCACTGAAATACGATCTCGACGCCATGTCGGCACCGATTCTGGTGGCCAAGGGCACCGATCTGGTGGCCAAGCGCATCCGCGATCTGGCCGACGAACACGACGTGCCCATCGTCGAAAACCCGCCGGTGGCCCGCGCCCTGTTCGCCGCCGTCGAACTGGACCAGGAAATCCCGCCCGAGCACTACAAGGCGGTGGCCGAGATCATCGGCTATGTCATGCGTCTGAAGGGCAAACTTGCCCAGTGA
- a CDS encoding hybrid sensor histidine kinase/response regulator encodes MPSDRRVSPLPWTLGAAVAALAGMAVLEAGPLVPAMAAASAVALITTAALVRRWMQDRRAAMHAHILAAALDSETRACLVVAADGTELHRNSLGRRLLGQVTDPLASFKERAGSDDRVLDDLDRLAAAAMVGAVRKAEFSLPTVDGGREWFSVEIRPAGPGAVVWLVEDVSPRRAIEETLRRENEWLADFIDFLPVGVYCADSDGIIRTANHRLAEWLGGTPSELIGHSLEDVLGQTPDPEAERVELRLMGRGGEVFQAMLAHSVFDEGGEIRTRSVVVRDMVPEHQWERALRTAERRFRWLFDDAPVGIALIEPDGSIGACNLALQAMMGIDHDGMIGRRLADYIAAEQQDSAAEQLARVLSGSLPGAHLDVRLKGRRDLIAQLFVSPTHEDGAISGLIVHFIDATEQRNLEVQFAQSQKMQAMGQLAGGVAHDFNNLLTAMIGFCDLLLQRHGAGDPSFADIMQVRQNANRAASLVRQLLAFSRRQALQPRLLNVTDALAELSTLLRRLLGETIDLKLVHGRQLGLVRVDPGQFDQVIINLAVNARDAMPGGGVLTIRTNAVTVDQPVQRGPELMPAGQYVLIEVTDSGTGIARENLGRIFEPFFSTKEVGAGTGLGLSTVYGIVRQTDGFIVVDSEIGQGATFAIYLPRFEADPAQETKKSPATPDSTDLTGSGTILLVEDEDAVRMFGTRALKNKGYKVIEARSGEQALDVLRAEDGIDVLISDVVMPGMDGVTLAKLVRMERPHIKLILISGYSEDVARNGIDPDAGIHFLPKPFSLKQLAEAVKQVMDGT; translated from the coding sequence TTGCCCAGTGACCGCCGCGTAAGCCCGCTGCCCTGGACCCTGGGGGCGGCGGTAGCGGCCCTGGCGGGGATGGCGGTGCTGGAGGCCGGCCCCTTGGTGCCGGCCATGGCCGCCGCCTCGGCGGTGGCCCTGATCACCACCGCAGCCCTGGTGCGCCGCTGGATGCAGGATCGCCGTGCCGCCATGCATGCCCATATCCTGGCGGCGGCCCTGGATTCGGAAACCCGCGCCTGTCTGGTGGTGGCCGCCGACGGTACCGAACTTCATCGCAATTCGTTGGGGCGGCGCCTGCTGGGACAGGTGACCGACCCGCTGGCGTCATTCAAGGAACGCGCCGGCAGCGATGACCGCGTCTTGGACGACCTCGACCGGCTGGCGGCGGCGGCCATGGTGGGCGCCGTGCGCAAGGCGGAATTCTCGCTGCCCACCGTGGATGGCGGGCGCGAATGGTTCAGCGTCGAAATTCGCCCCGCCGGACCGGGGGCGGTGGTCTGGCTGGTGGAAGACGTCAGCCCCCGCCGCGCCATCGAGGAAACGCTCAGGCGCGAAAACGAATGGTTGGCCGATTTCATCGACTTCCTGCCCGTCGGCGTCTATTGCGCCGATTCCGACGGCATCATCCGCACCGCCAATCATCGCTTGGCCGAATGGCTGGGGGGCACGCCGTCGGAACTGATCGGCCACTCGCTGGAAGACGTGCTGGGTCAGACCCCCGACCCGGAAGCGGAGCGGGTCGAATTGCGCCTGATGGGCCGCGGCGGCGAAGTCTTCCAGGCCATGTTGGCCCATTCGGTGTTCGACGAAGGCGGCGAGATCCGCACCCGCTCGGTGGTGGTGCGCGACATGGTGCCGGAACATCAGTGGGAACGCGCCCTGCGCACCGCCGAGCGGCGGTTCCGCTGGCTGTTCGACGACGCCCCGGTCGGCATCGCCCTGATCGAGCCCGACGGCAGTATCGGCGCCTGCAATCTGGCCCTGCAAGCCATGATGGGCATCGACCATGACGGCATGATCGGGCGCCGGCTGGCCGATTACATCGCCGCCGAGCAGCAAGACAGTGCCGCCGAGCAACTGGCCCGGGTGCTGTCGGGGTCGCTGCCCGGCGCCCATCTGGATGTGCGGCTGAAGGGCCGACGCGACCTGATCGCCCAATTGTTCGTCAGCCCGACGCACGAGGATGGGGCGATTTCCGGCCTGATCGTCCATTTCATCGACGCCACCGAACAACGCAACCTGGAAGTCCAGTTCGCCCAATCGCAGAAGATGCAGGCCATGGGCCAGTTGGCCGGCGGCGTCGCCCACGATTTCAACAATCTGCTCACCGCCATGATCGGCTTTTGCGACCTGCTGCTGCAACGCCACGGCGCCGGCGATCCCAGCTTCGCCGACATCATGCAGGTGCGGCAAAACGCCAACCGCGCCGCCTCCTTGGTGCGGCAATTGCTTGCCTTCTCGCGCCGCCAAGCCTTGCAACCGCGTCTGCTCAACGTCACCGACGCCCTGGCCGAGCTATCCACCTTGCTGCGCCGGCTGTTGGGCGAGACCATCGACCTCAAACTGGTACACGGGCGGCAATTGGGGCTGGTACGGGTCGATCCCGGCCAGTTCGATCAGGTCATCATCAATCTGGCGGTCAACGCCCGCGACGCCATGCCCGGCGGCGGCGTGCTGACCATCCGCACCAACGCCGTCACCGTCGATCAGCCGGTGCAGCGCGGCCCCGAGCTGATGCCCGCCGGCCAATATGTGCTGATCGAGGTCACCGACAGCGGCACCGGCATCGCCCGCGAAAACCTGGGCCGCATCTTCGAGCCGTTCTTTTCCACCAAGGAAGTGGGGGCCGGCACCGGGCTGGGTCTGTCCACCGTTTACGGCATCGTGCGGCAAACCGACGGCTTCATCGTCGTCGACAGCGAAATCGGCCAGGGCGCCACCTTCGCCATCTACCTGCCCCGCTTCGAGGCCGACCCGGCCCAGGAAACCAAGAAATCACCCGCCACCCCCGACAGCACCGACCTGACCGGATCAGGCACCATCTTGCTGGTCGAGGACGAAGACGCGGTGCGCATGTTCGGTACCCGTGCCTTGAAGAATAAGGGCTACAAGGTCATCGAGGCGCGATCGGGCGAACAGGCGCTCGATGTGCTCAGGGCCGAGGACGGCATCGACGTGCTGATTTCCGACGTGGTCATGCCCGGCATGGACGGCGTGACGCTGGCCAAGCTGGTGCGCATGGAACGTCCGCACATCAAGCTGATCCTGATTTCCGGCTATTCCGAGGACGTGGCCAGAAACGGCATCGACCCCGATGCCGGCATCCATTTCCTGCCCAAGCCATTCTCGCTGAAACAACTGGCCGAGGCGGTCAAACAGGTGATGGACGGAACTTGA